One window from the genome of Salvia splendens isolate huo1 chromosome 9, SspV2, whole genome shotgun sequence encodes:
- the LOC121749746 gene encoding endoribonuclease Dicer homolog 1-like has product MGEEAGSPANARNLVADGRPSYWLDACEDVSCDDYFVDFGPGTTNSVPGPEPHSGGCTDPGFFGGIDQILDSIKNGGTDMVNHTPTNGISNGTHISPAPQVCVQDQRSLSKNAVNNGNGQSLVVSSNSSKNDKTDLGKRSHEVNGSEQRRDKKVRGRDPMERKVWDRAPRRKRQRGWDDMESDGQLRDQARRKERHGAGNWKDRDHREARGYWEREKVTNELVFRTGSWEACKNRDEKANAQKNNKYSGCSDETKPEQPTEKPPEEQARQYQLDVLDQAKKRNTIAFLETGAGKTLIAVLLMKSISAELQKQNKKMLAVFLVPKVPLVYQQAEVIRERTGFQVGHYCGEMGQDFWDARRWLREFESKQVLVMTAQILLNILRHSIVKMEAINLLILDECHHAVKKHPYSLVMSEFYHTTQKEKRPSVFGMTASPVNLKGVSSQVDCAVKIRNLESKLDSVVCTIKDREELAKHVPMPSEVVVEYDKAASLWSLHEQIKQMEQTVEEAARSSSRRSKWQFMGARDAGAKEELRQVYGVSERTESDGAANLIQKLRAINYALGELGQWCAYKVAQGFLTALQNDERANYQLDVKFQELYLDKVVSLLQCHLSEGAILESDTREAEINKGPADENGPEELEEGELTNNSVVSGGEHVDVIIGAAVADGKVTPKVQSLIKILLKYQHTDDFRAIIFVERVVTALVLPKVFAELPSLSFVKSASLIGHNNSQEMRTSQMQDTIARFRDGRITVLVATSVAEEGLDIRQCNVVIRFDLAKTVLAYIQSRGRARKPGSDYILMVERGNLSHMAFLKNARNSEETLRREAIERTDISHLKDNGSINSAEDIAGAVYQVESTGAVVSLNSAVGLIHFYCSQLPSDRYSILHPEFIMERHEKPGSPTEYSCKLQLPCNAPFEKLEGPPCKSMRLAQQAVCLAACKKLHEMGAFTDMLLPDKGMKGEADKVEQNDDGDPLPGTARHREFYPEGVADILRGEWVLSGRSCDDSKLFHLYMYSVKCENVGFSKDPLLTLVSDFAILFGNELDSEVLSMSMDLFIARSLVTKASLDYKGLIDIRETQLELLKSFHVRLMSIVLDVDVDPSNTPWDTAKAYLFVPLTGSRSEDAVNEIDWDLIQTVTKTEAWNNPLQRARPDVYLGTNERTLGGDRREYGFGKLRNSMAFEQKCHPTYGIRGAVAQFDVVKASGLAPKRNDTDLPHQVDLGEGKLMMADSYIKAEDLVGKIVTAAHSGKRFYVDSVRYDMTAENSFPRKEGYLGPLEYSSYADYYKQKYGVDLTYKQQPLVRARGVSYCKNLLSPRFEHSEGPEGQSEDIHEKIYYVFLPSELCFVHPLPGPLVRGAQRLPSIMRRIESMLLAVQLKDIINYPVPAIKILEALTAASCQETFCYERAELLGDAYLKWVVSRFLFLKYPQKHEGQLTRMRQQMVSNIVLYQYALVKGLQSYIQADRFAPSRWAAPGVLPVFDEDTKEDSSSFFDEEVNSDGSFRRKHDDEYEDEMEDGELESDSSSYRVLSGKTLADVVEALIGVYYVEGGKHAANHLMRWTGIDIDFDLKEINYSVMPSSVPENILRTVDFDALGNALSMQFSDKGLLVEALTHASRPSSGVSCYQRLEFVGDAVLDHLITRHLFFTYTDLPPGRLTDLRAAAVNNENFARVAVKHNLHLHLRHGSSALEKQIRDFVKEVQVELSKPGFNSFGLGDCKAPKVLGDIVESIAGAIFLDAGCNTALVWKVFQPLLDPMVTPETLPMHPVRELQERCQQQAEGLEYKATRSGNLATVEVYVDGVQVGVAHNPQKKMAQKLAARNALEALKEKEMADAIKSAEDDDGKERKNGSQTFTRQTLNDICLRRNWPMPLYKCINEGGPAHAKRFTFSVRVNTSDKGWTDECIGDPMPSVKKAKDSAAVLLLELLNKWYA; this is encoded by the exons ATGGGAGAGGAGGCTGGGAGTCCGGCTAATGCTCGTAATCTCGTTGCCGATGGCAGACCTTCGTACTGGTTAGATGCATGTGAGGATGTTTCGTGTGACGATTACTTTGTTGATTTTGGACCTGGTACAACCAATTCAGTTCCTGGCCCTGAACCACACTCTGGAGGCTGCACGGATCCTGGTTTTTTTGGGGGAATTGATCAGATTCTTGACAGCATAAAGAATGGTGGCACGGACATGGTTAATCATACTCCCACGAATGGTATTAGCAATGGAACTCATATTTCCCCTGCCCCGCAAGTGTGTGTGCAGGATCAACGATCACTGTCTAAGAATGCTGTTAATAATGGTAATGGACAAAGTCTGGTGGTCAGTAGCAACAGCTCAAAGAATGACAAAACTGACCTTGGTAAAAGGTCTCATGAAGTTAATGGTTCTGAGCAAAGGCGTGACAAAAAGGTTCGTGGAAGGGATCCAATGGAGAGGAAAGTTTGGGATAGGGCTCCCAGAAGGAAGAGACAACGTGGTTGGGATGATATGGAGAGTGATGGGCAGCTGAGAGACCAAGCCAGGAGAAAAGAACGCCATGGTGCAGGTAACTGGAAGGACAGAGACCACAGGGAAGCAAGGGGTTACTGGGAGAGGGAAAAAGTAACTAATGAACTGGTTTTCCGAACTGGTTCTTGGGAAGCATGTAAAAATAGAGATGAGAAAGCAAATGCTCAGAAAAACAACAAATATTCGGGGTGTTCAGATGAGACGAAACCAGAGCAGCCGACCGAGAAACCTCCTGAGGAGCAAGCTCGCCAATACCAGTTGGATGTCCTAGACCAGGCAAAGAAGAGAAATACAATTGCCTTCCTTGAAACAGGTGCAGGAAAAACACTGATTGCTGTTCTCCTTATGAAAAGCATCAGTGCTGAATTgcaaaaacaaaataagaaaatgctAGCTGTTTTTTTGGTGCCTAAAGTACCTCTTGTTTATCAG CAAGCTGAGGTAATCCGTGAGCGTACAGGTTTTCAAGTCGGCCATTACTGTGGTGAAATGGGTCAAGATTTCTGGGATGCAAGAAGATGGCTGCGTGAATTTGAAAGCAAACAG GTCTTAGTGATGACGGCTCAAATTCTTCTAAATATTCTAAGACATAGTATAGTGAAAATGGAAGCCATCAATCTCCTTATTTTGGACGAGTGTCATCATGCTGTGAAGAAACATCCTTACTCTTTGGTGATGTCAGAGTTCTATCATACAACACAAAAGGAGAAGAGGCCATCAGTTTTTGGGATGACTGCATCTCCTGTAAACTTGAAGG GTGTTTCTAGTCAAGTTGATTGTGCAGTAAAGATTCGGAATCTAGAAAGTAAGCTAGATTCTGTGGTTTGTACTATTAAGGACCGTGAGGAGTTGGCAAAACATGTGCCAATGCCTTCAGAAGTGGTAGTGGAGTATGATAAAGCTGCCAGTTTGTGGTCACTCCATGAGCAAATAAAACAAATGGAACAGACTGTCGAAGAAGCTGCTCGTTCAAGCTCCAGAAGAAGTAAATGGCAGTTTATGGGAGCCAGGGATGCTGGAGCTAAGGAAGAACTGCGCCAAGTTTATGGTGTCTCTGAAAGGACTGAAAGTGATGGTGCTGCTAATTTAATACAGAAGTTGAGGGCCATCAACTATGCACTTGGTGAACTTGGACAGTGGTGTGCTTATAAG GTTGCGCAAGGATTTTTAACTGCTTTGCAGAATGATGAGAGGGCGAATTATCAGCTTGATGTCAAGTTCCAGGAATTGTATCTAGACAAAGTTGTTTCTCTTCTACAATGTCATTTGTCTGAAGGAGCTATTTTGGAGAGTGATACTAGAGAGGCTGAAATAAATAAAGGCCCTGCAGATGAGAATGGACCTGAAGAACTAGAGGAAGGAGAACTTACCAACAATAGTG TTGTATCTGGCGGAGAGCATGTTGATGTGATTATTGGAGCTGCTGTTGCTGATGGAAAAGTGACTCCAAAAGTGCAGTCATTGATCAAAATACTTCTCAAGTATCAGCATACAGATGATTTTCGTGCTATAATCTTTGTCGAACGTGTTGTGACTGCCTTGGTTCTTCCTAAG GTTTTCGCAGAGCTCCCATCATTGAGTTTTGTCAAATCTGCAAGTTTGATTGGCCACAACAACAGTCAAGAAATGCGAACCAGCCAGATGCAAGATACTATTGCCCGATTCAGAGATGGACGG ATAACTGTTTTAGTTGCCACTAGTGTTGCTGAGGAGGGACTTGATATTCGGCAGTGCAATGTTGTCATTCGCTTTGATCTTGCCAAAACTGTATTGGCATATATTCAGTCTAGAGGCCGTGCCAGAAAACCTGGTTCTGACTACATCTTGATGGTTGAGAG GGGAAATCTGTCCCATATGGCCTTCCTAAAGAATGCTAGGAATAGCGAGGAGACCTTGCGCAGAGAAGCCATAGAGAGGACTGATATCAGTCATCTTAAGGATAATGGCAGTATAAATTCTGCTGAAGATATAGCTGGTGCAGTGTACCAAGTGGAGTCCACTGGTGCTGTTGTGAGTTTAAATTCTGCAGTAGGGCTGATCCATTTCTACTGCTCTCAGTTGCCCAGTGACAG ATATTCAATTCTCCATCCAGAGTTCATTATGGAGCGCCATGAAAAACCTGGAAGCCCTACTGAGTACTCTTGCAAGCTCCAGCTTCCCTGTAATGCACCATTTGAGAAACTGGAGGGACCTCCATGCAAATCAATGCGTCTTGCACAACAG GCTGTTTGTTTGGCTGCTTGCAAGAAACTCCATGAGATGGGAGCATTCACTGATATGCTATTGCCAGACAAGGGAATGAAGGGAGAAGCTGATAAAGTTGAACAAAATGATGACGGGGATCCTCTTCCTGGAACTGCTAGGCATAGAGAATTTTACCCTGAAGGAGTAGCTGACATTCTCAGG GGAGAATGGGTATTGTCAGGGAGGAGCTGTGATGACTCAAAGTTGTTTCATCTTTACATGTATTCTGTCAAATGTGAAAATGTTGGCTTCTCCAAAGATCCACTCTTAACTCTGGTTTCCGACTTTGCAATATTGTTTGGCAATGAATTGGATTCAGAG GTACTATCAATGTCGATGGATTTATTCATAGCTCGGTCATTAGTAACAAAGGCATCACTTGATTATAAAGGGCTTATAGATATCAGAGAAACTCAG CTGGAATTGCTCAAGAGCTTTCATGTACGATTGATGAGCATTGtattggatgtggatgttgatcCCTCAAATACCCCGTGGGACACAGCAAAGGCATatttatttgttcccttgacTGGAAGTAGATCTGAAGATGCTGTGAATGAGATTGACTGGGATCTAATTCAGACTGTTACAAAGACTGAAGCCTGGAACAATCCCCTTCAGAGAGCTAGGCCAGATGTTTACCTAGGCACCAATGAACGAACTCTAGGTGGGGATAGGAGGGAATATGGGTTTGGAAAATTAAGAAACAGCATGGCATTTGAGCAGAAATGTCACCCTACTTATGGTATTAGAGGAGCTGTTGCCCAGTTTGACGTGGTAAAAGCATCTGGGTTAGCACCTAAAAGAAATGATACTGATTTGCCACACCAAGTTGATTTAGGAGAAGGCAAGTTGATGATGGCAGATTCCTATATAAAAGCAGAAGATCTGGTTGGAAAAATTGTGACTGCTGCTCACTCTGGAAAGAGGTTCTATGTGGATTCTGTACGCTATGATATGACTGCAGAGAACTCATTTCCAAGGAAAGAAGGCTACCTTGGTCCTCTGGAGTACAGTTCTTATGCTGATTATTATAAGCAAAA GTATGGAGTAGATTTAACATACAAGCAGCAACCTCTAGTAAGAGCCCGTGGTGTTTCCTATTGCAAGAATCTTTTATCTCCACGATTTGAACACTCAGAGG GTCCTGAGGGTCAATCTGAAGATATCCATGAGAAGATATATTATGTTTTTCTCCCTTCCGAGCTTTGTTTTGTGCATCCACTTCCTGGACCGCTAGTTAGGGGTGCTCAAAGATTGCCATCAATTATGAGAAGGATTGAAAGTATGCTGCTTGCAGTACAGCTTAAGGATATTATTAATTATCCTGTTCCCGCTATAAAG ATCCTGGAGGCTTTGACCGCAGCATCATGTCAAGAGACTTTCTGCTATGAACGAGCAGAGCTATTGGGAGATGCTTATTTAAAATGGGTAGTTAGtagatttctttttttaaaatatccTCAGAAACACGAAGGTCAGCTTACTAGAATGAGGCAACAAATGGTTAGCAACATTGTACTTTATCAGTATGCACTGGTGAAAGGGCTTCAGTCATACATTCAGGCAGATCGCTTTGCTCCATCTAGATGGGCTGCGCCTGGAGTGCTCCCTGTTTTTGATGAAGACACCAAGGAAGACTCATCGTCATTTTTTGATGAAGAAGTTAATTCTGATGGTAGTTTCAGGAGAAAGCATGATGATGAATACGAAGATGAAATGGAAGATGGGGAACTTGAGAGTGACTCTAGCTCATATCGTGTGCTGTCCGGAAAAACACTGGCAGATGTTGTGGAAGCGCTTATTGGTGTATATTACGTCGAAGGTGGAAAGCATGCCGCCAACCACCTTATGAGATGGACGGGAATTGATATAGATTTTGATTTGAAAGAGATAAATTACTCAGTTATGCCGAGTTCTGTTCCTGAAAATATACTGAGAACTGTTGATTTTGATGCACTTGGAAATGCCTTGAGTATGCAATTCAGTGATAAGGGCTTGTTGGTAGAAGCTTTAACCCATGCATCGCGTCCATCTTCGGGAGTATCTTGTTATCAACGATTAGAATTTGTTGGTGATGCAGTGCTGGATCACCTTATCACAAGGCATCTATTCTTCACATACACAGATTTACCTCCTGGACGCCTCACAGATTTGCGAGCTGCTGCTGTGAATAATGAGAATTTCGCTCGTGTGGCTGTTAAACATAATCTTCACTTACATCTTCGTCATGGATCAAGTGCACTTGAAAAACAG ATTCGAGATTTTGTGAAAGAGGTCCAGGTTGAACTTTCAAAACCCGGGTTTAACTCTTTTGGCTTAGGGGACTGCAAAGCTCCTAAAGTTCTCGGTGACATCGTAGAATCGATTGCTGGGGCTATCTTTCTTGATGCTGGATGTAACACTGCACTCGTCTGGAAG GTTTTTCAACCCTTGTTGGACCCAATGGTTACCCCAGAAACGCTCCCCATGCACCCTGTCCGAGAATTACAAGAAAGATGCCAACAACAAGCTGAAGGTCTGGAATATAAAGCCACCCGAAGTGGGAACCTGGCTACTGTGGAAGTATACGTTGATGGTGTTCAGGTCGGGGTTGCTCACAACCCCCAAAAGAAAATGGCACAAAAATTAGCTGCTCGAAATGCTCTCGAGGCACTAAAGGAGAAGGAGATGGCCGATGCCATAAAGAGCGCAGAGGATGATGATGGTAAAGAGAGGAAAAATGGGAGCCAAACTTTTACAAGACAGACCCTGAACGATATATGTTTACGCAGAAATTGGCCGATGCCCCTATACAA GTGTATAAATGAGGGTGGTCCGGCACATGCAAAAAGATTTACATTTTCTGTACGCGTTAATACGTCTGATAAAGGATGGACTGATGAATGCATTGGTGATCCGATGCCAAGTGTCAAGAAGGCGAAGGACTCAGCTGCAGTTCTTCTTTTGGAACTTCTGAACAAATGGTACGCATAA